One part of the Humulus lupulus chromosome 9, drHumLupu1.1, whole genome shotgun sequence genome encodes these proteins:
- the LOC133801149 gene encoding 26S proteasome non-ATPase regulatory subunit 7 homolog A-like, with the protein MDVIKTQQVSLRPIEKVIVHPLVLLSIVDNFNRVAKDTRKRVVGVLLGSTFRGTVDVTNSYAVPFEEDEKDPSIWFLDHNYHESMYSMFKRINAKEHVVGWYSTGPKLRENDLDIHRLFHNYVPNPVLVIIDVQPKELGIPTKAYYDIEEVKENATQKSQKIFVHVLSEIAAHEVEEIGVEHLLRDVKDTTISTLATEVTGKLTALKGLDARLREIRGYLDLVIDEKLPLNHEILYHLQDVFNLLPNLNVTELVKSFAVKTNDMMLVIYLSSVIRSVIALHNLINNKMLNKEHEKTEDAKPATVPAASNS; encoded by the exons ATGGACGTAATCAAGACCCAGCAAGTATCTTTGAGACCCATTGAGAAGGTCATAGTGCACCCGCTTGTGTTGCTCAGCATCGTTGATAATTTCAATCGAGTCGCCAAGGACACTCGCAAACGAGTCGTCGGTGTCCTACTCGGAAGCACTTTCAGAGGCACCGTCGATGTCACCAACAGCTATGCAG TGCCATTTGAAGAGGATGAGAAAGATCCCAGTATTTGGTTTCTTGACCACAACTACCACGAATCAATGTATTCGATGTTCAAGAGAATAAACG CCAAGGAGCATGTTGTAGGTTGGTATAGTACTGGGCCAAAGCTTCGGGAGAATGATCTAGATATTCATAGATTATTCCACAA CTATGTCCCAAATCCCGTCTTGGTCATTATTGATGTCCAACCTAAGGAATTAGGAATACCTACCAAGGCCTACTATGATATCGAAGAAGTTAAAGAG AATGCCACTCAGAAAAGCCAAAAGATTTTTGTTCATGTGCTTTCAGAAATTGCTGCTCACGAGGTTGAGGAAATAG GAGTCGAACATTTACTAAGGGATGTGAAGGATACAACTATTAGTACACTTGCAACAGAG GTTACTGGAAAACTTACAGCCTTGAAGGGTTTGGATGCACGCTTACGAGAAATTCGTGGTTATCTAGATCTTGTTATTGATGAGAAGCTTCCTTTAAATCATGAGATACTTTACCATTTGCAG GACGTGTTCAATCTGCTACCAAATCTTAATGTTACCGAACTAGTCAAGTCATTTGCAG TAAAAACAAATGATATGATGCTGGTTATCTATCTTTCTTCTGTCATTCGAAGTGTAATTGCACTTCATAACTTGATCAATAACAAG ATGCTAAATAAAGAACATGAGAAGACAGAGGATGCTAAGCCAGCAACAGTTCCCGCGGCAAGTAATAGCTGA